A window of Streptomyces profundus genomic DNA:
CCAGGGTGTTGACCAGCATGATGCAGCAGAAGGCGGCGATGATGCCGACCACCACGTAGTTCATGGTCTCCATCGTCTGGCTGTCCTCAAGCACCGCCGCGCCCTCGGCCTTGAGCTGGGCGTTCTCCACCCGCTGCATGGAGAGCGTGCCCGCCGTGACCGCGGTGAACAGCGTCACCGGCATCACCGCCCTGGCCAACTCCCCCGTGCGCCGGCGGACGTTGCTCACCGCCAGCTGGCCGCTGACGCCGGCCAGCAGCCGCACCACCCAGCCCAGCAGCAGCGTCGTCATCCGCAGCAGCACCGGCGAGAGCAGCGCCACCGTGATCGCGGCACCCACCACCCCGGGGCCGGCCGACATCATGACGTCCGTGCCCTCGCCGTCCATCACGGTCAGCGTGATCACGGCGGCCGTGGCCGTGGCGGCCAGCCCCAGCAGGGCGCCGATCCAGCGCCACCGCCCCATCAACGGGCCCGCGTCCCCGGCGCCGGCCGCGTCGACCATGGCCTCGACGGCCCGCATCCTGGTGGCCCGACGGGCCGTCAACAGGGCGCCGACCAGCGCCGCGATCATTCCGTTGGCCACTCCCATGGACACGGCGGCCGGGCCGAAGACGTACTCGATGCCGCCGTCGATCTGGTTGGTCTCCCGCAGGGCCGCGAAGAGCAGCCGCCCCAGCGGCATCGCCGCTGGGATCGCGAGCGCCACGGCGGCCAGCGCCAGCAGCAGCGTCTCCCCCACGATCAGCCGCCGCACCTGCCCCGGGGTGGCCCCCACACTCTTCAGCAGCGCCATCTCCCTGCCCCGCTGCCGGACCGTCAGCGACATGGTGGACACCACGGCGAAGATCACCAGCGCCAGGCCGTAGCCACCGACCACGAAGGCCATCGTCTCCAGCGTCTCGACGCTGGTGTCCGGCACTCCCGGCTCGCCCGCCGTGTCCAGCAGGGAGCCGAAGGCCATCACCATGGCCGCGCCGAAGAACACGGCGAGGAACCCCGCCACGAAGCCGCCTGGCCGCTTGGCCAGCGAACGCATCGCCATCAGCAACATCTCAGGCCCCCGCCGCGATCGTGTCGGCCACCTCGGCGGCGTCCCACGCGCCGAGCCTGGTCATCCGCTCGGCCACCGCCTCGGCGGTGGGCCGCGCCAGCGTGCCGACCAGGCGGCCGTCGGCGAGGAAGAGCACCTGGTCCGCGTAGGCGGCGGCCACCGGATCGTGCGTGACCATCACCACCGTGCGGCCATGGACCCGCACGACCTCGCCGAGCAGGCCCAGCACCTCGCGGGCGCTGCGGGTGTCCAGCGCCCCGGTGGGCTCGTCGGCGAAGATCACATCCGGCTCCGTCACCAACGCCCGCGCGATGGCGACGCGTTGCTGCTGGCCGCCGGAGAGCTGCGCGGGCAGATGCCGCAGCCGCTGGCCGAGGCCCAGCTGCTCCAGCGTGCGCACCGCCCGCTGGCGGTTGACCTTGCGGCCCGCCAGCCGCAGCGGGAGCGTGACGTTCTGTAGCACGGTGAGCGTGGGCAGCAGGTTGAACTGCTGGAAGATGAAGCCGATGCGCTGCCGGCGCAGCTTGGTCAGCTCCGCCTCGCCGCTGCCGACCAGCTCGGCGCCGGCCACCACGACCCGGCCGCTCGACGGCTGGTCGAGCCCGGCCGCGCACTGCAACAGCGTGCTCTTGCCGGAGCCGGACGGGCCCATCACCGCCGTGAAACTTCCGGTGGGCAGCGACAGCGTGACCCCGTCCAGCGCCTTGACCGCCGTGCCCTCGGCGCCGTGGCCGCCGTACACCCGGTGCACGGAGACCATCCGCAGCGCCTCGGCCGAACCGACCGCCCCCACGTCCGTTCCTCGGAACATCGCCCACTCCTCTGCTCAGACAACGCCCGTCCGCGCCGTCACCCCTGACGCTACGGAGCCGCGGGCGCCGCGACGATGGGGACGGACACCGGACCGGGGTGGCACTGACACCACCCCGCCGGGGACCGGCCGGGCACACCCCCCTCAGCGCACCGGCAGGTGATACGCGACGCGGAACCGATCGGCCGGCACCACCACATCCGCCGTCTCGACCGGCAGACAGCCGGCCCGGTAGGTGCGGCGGACGACCAGCACCGGATGCCCCGGCAGGCCGCCCAGCACCCTGGCCTCGGCGGCCAGCGCCGGCCTGGCCTCGACCTCCTCGGCGACGTTGTCGACGATCACATCGATCGCCGCCATCCGCTCCACCACCCCGCGCCCGGCCAGCGGCCCCTGCTCGGGCAGCACCACGGGCGTGCGCCCGGTGAGCCCCAGCGGCTCCCAGGAGGTGGAGACCATCGACGGCTCCGTGCCCACCCGGAACACATAGCGGGTGCACATCACCGGATCGCCGGGCTCAACCCGCAGCCGCTCGGCGATCCCCGGCGCTGCCTCGCCCCGCTCGCTCTGGGCCTCCCAGGTGCCGCGCACCCGCTCGTCGGCCTGCTCCTGCCGGAAGGGCGAGCACTCCCCCAGCGTGCGATATCCGCTGCGCGCGATGGTGCGCGGCACCGGGCGCTCCCGCACATAGGTGCCGGAGCCGGACCTCCCCTCGACCAGGCCCTCGGCCATGAGCACCTTCCTCGCCTCCAGCGCCACCGTGTCGGAGACCCCGTAGGAGGCCCGAATGCTGGCCTGCGAGGGGAGCCGGGTGTGTGGTGGCAGGCTGCCGTCGGTGATCTGCTGCCGAAGGTCGTCCGCGACCCGGAGATACGCGGGCTGTTCACCGAATGACACAGGCCCCTCCCACAGTTGCTTCCGCTTTATGCTGACAAACAGCAACAGCTTGACAACAGAAAGTTGCCAACCGCAAGAGACGGCCAGAGTTTCACCCGAAGTGATGACCGCCTCTCCGGCCGCCTCTCCGACCACGTCTCCAACCGCCTCTCCGGCCGCCCGCGAGATCGTGCGTGACGTCGAGGCCCGTGCGGACATCACAGAGGTGTGGACCCAACGATGCACGCACGCGTGCGCGCCGGCGATCCGGAGGCGTTCCGGGAACTGTTCCGCGCTCACGCACGGCTGATCCACCGCTATGCCCTGCGGGCGACCGGTGACACGACCCTGGCCGAGGACGTCGTCTCCCTGACGTTCCTGGAGGCCTGGCGCCTCCGCGACCGGTTCAGGGACGAGGGCCACGGCCCCCGGCCCTGGCTGATGGGGATCGCCCTCAACACCCTGCGCAACACCGCGCGTTCCAGGCGCCGCTATCAACACGTCCTGACCCGGCTGCCGAGCGATGAGGCCATGCCCGACATCGCCGACGAGGTGGTCGGGCGGATCACCGACGCCTCCCGGGTCGCCGCGGCCCGTCGCGCCCTGGACCGGCTGCGGCCCAAGGACCGCGAGGTCTTCATGCTCTGCGTCTGGTCCGGCCTCTCCCACGCCGAGGCCGCCGTGGCACTCGGCGTGCGCGAAGGCGCCGTCCGCACCCGGCTGTTCCGGGCCAGGGAACGGCTGCGGGCGCTCACCGACGAGGAGCTGACCACCGGGGCCCCGCGCGAGACCGCCGTGAAACGCCGCCCCGGAAGCGGACAAGGAACAGTTGACCGCCGGCTGACGGCGGTCCGGTCCGAGGAGGGAACATCCCGTGAAGCGTGACAAGGCGACACCCCGTCGCGAGGAGCTGGAGCGACTGCTCCCGGCGCCCGAGGTGGCGGCCCTCACGGAGGACCGCGCCCGAGTGCTGGAGGAGTTCGTGATGCGCGAGACGACCGAGACGACCGACGGGGCCGGCGCCGAACCGGCGACGGCCCGGCTCAGGGGGCGGCGGGCCCTGTGGGTGGCCATCCCGGTCGCGGCGGCCCTGGTGGGCGGCGCCGTGACCGCCGGTTCGCTGGCCGGGAACGGCGGCTCCGAGGCCCCCGCCCAGGCCGCGCCGGCCTCCCCGGCCCAACTGCTCGACCGGGTGGCGACCACGGCGGGCGAGCGGGGCACTCCGGTGCCGGACGCCGACCAGTACATCTACTCACGGGTGCTGCGGACCGTCTTCGAGTGGGAGGAGGAGCGCGCCCCCCTGGCCATGCCCGAGCAGCCGGACCCGGGCGGCCTCCCGTCGACCCCGGAGGTCCACGCCGAGGTGGTGGTCCCGACGGGGCCCACGGCGGTCGGCACGGCGGAGGTGGAGATCTGGATGTCCCCGGACGGCACCAGGGGCTGGTCGCACCACCTTGAGGGCGGCGT
This region includes:
- a CDS encoding FtsX-like permease family protein — translated: MAMRSLAKRPGGFVAGFLAVFFGAAMVMAFGSLLDTAGEPGVPDTSVETLETMAFVVGGYGLALVIFAVVSTMSLTVRQRGREMALLKSVGATPGQVRRLIVGETLLLALAAVALAIPAAMPLGRLLFAALRETNQIDGGIEYVFGPAAVSMGVANGMIAALVGALLTARRATRMRAVEAMVDAAGAGDAGPLMGRWRWIGALLGLAATATAAVITLTVMDGEGTDVMMSAGPGVVGAAITVALLSPVLLRMTTLLLGWVVRLLAGVSGQLAVSNVRRRTGELARAVMPVTLFTAVTAGTLSMQRVENAQLKAEGAAVLEDSQTMETMNYVVVGIIAAFCCIMLVNTLVAATAFRRREFGQQRLAGATPGQVLRMVGAEAVLVAGAGVFFGLLASLTALVPFSHARAGVWFPSDGVVWGIHGAVVGFAVLVTLVASVGTARRMIRRSSAVEAVLAA
- a CDS encoding ABC transporter ATP-binding protein, producing MFRGTDVGAVGSAEALRMVSVHRVYGGHGAEGTAVKALDGVTLSLPTGSFTAVMGPSGSGKSTLLQCAAGLDQPSSGRVVVAGAELVGSGEAELTKLRRQRIGFIFQQFNLLPTLTVLQNVTLPLRLAGRKVNRQRAVRTLEQLGLGQRLRHLPAQLSGGQQQRVAIARALVTEPDVIFADEPTGALDTRSAREVLGLLGEVVRVHGRTVVMVTHDPVAAAYADQVLFLADGRLVGTLARPTAEAVAERMTRLGAWDAAEVADTIAAGA
- a CDS encoding GntR family transcriptional regulator — encoded protein: MSFGEQPAYLRVADDLRQQITDGSLPPHTRLPSQASIRASYGVSDTVALEARKVLMAEGLVEGRSGSGTYVRERPVPRTIARSGYRTLGECSPFRQEQADERVRGTWEAQSERGEAAPGIAERLRVEPGDPVMCTRYVFRVGTEPSMVSTSWEPLGLTGRTPVVLPEQGPLAGRGVVERMAAIDVIVDNVAEEVEARPALAAEARVLGGLPGHPVLVVRRTYRAGCLPVETADVVVPADRFRVAYHLPVR
- a CDS encoding RNA polymerase sigma factor encodes the protein MHARVRAGDPEAFRELFRAHARLIHRYALRATGDTTLAEDVVSLTFLEAWRLRDRFRDEGHGPRPWLMGIALNTLRNTARSRRRYQHVLTRLPSDEAMPDIADEVVGRITDASRVAAARRALDRLRPKDREVFMLCVWSGLSHAEAAVALGVREGAVRTRLFRARERLRALTDEELTTGAPRETAVKRRPGSGQGTVDRRLTAVRSEEGTSREA
- a CDS encoding CU044_5270 family protein produces the protein MKRDKATPRREELERLLPAPEVAALTEDRARVLEEFVMRETTETTDGAGAEPATARLRGRRALWVAIPVAAALVGGAVTAGSLAGNGGSEAPAQAAPASPAQLLDRVATTAGERGTPVPDADQYIYSRVLRTVFEWEEERAPLAMPEQPDPGGLPSTPEVHAEVVVPTGPTAVGTAEVEIWMSPDGTRGWSHHLEGGVPGEGQSLDSEPWEPYLESPTYDFLTTLPTDADGLLDRVYGEFGEGDGLTGEALEQRVFEGLGALAFSDLLPPGLKDGVYEALGRVPGIELLENTEDIAGRAALGMARTDTGTGARSAYLFAPETFHYLGFQKVQVEERDGVEAGTVLDEYALLELGVVDERKQRPGQGDGTA